From the genome of Variovorax sp. RA8, one region includes:
- a CDS encoding MBL fold metallo-hydrolase — protein MTARTTTQGFFDPHTWTVSYVVWDHATRRAAIIDPVLDYDFKSGHTSTAGADRLLAYVRDMGLQVDWILETHAHADHLSGARHIQSQVGGLIAIGENIRTVQATFRKLYNFERSFLPDGSQFDHLFTDGETFKIGQVEATAMLVPGHTPADMAYLVDGCVFVGDTLFMPDVGSARADFPGGDARQLYASMRRLLDLPPETTMYVCHDYPPASRQPRWQTTVAEQRAGNIHVRDGIGEDAFVAMRTARDATLDVPTLILPSIQVNVRGGQLPPPDDNGVAYLRIPLNALPVHPRLDARQAA, from the coding sequence ATGACGGCCCGAACGACGACCCAAGGCTTCTTCGATCCTCATACGTGGACCGTCTCCTATGTCGTCTGGGACCATGCGACGCGGCGAGCCGCGATCATCGACCCGGTGCTGGACTACGACTTCAAGTCCGGGCACACGAGCACGGCCGGCGCCGACCGGCTGTTGGCCTATGTCCGGGACATGGGCCTGCAGGTCGACTGGATTCTGGAAACCCATGCGCACGCCGACCATCTGTCCGGCGCACGCCACATCCAGTCGCAGGTCGGCGGCCTCATCGCCATCGGCGAGAACATCCGCACCGTCCAGGCGACCTTCAGGAAACTCTACAACTTCGAGCGCAGTTTCCTGCCGGACGGGAGCCAGTTCGACCACCTCTTCACGGACGGCGAGACCTTCAAGATTGGCCAGGTGGAGGCCACTGCAATGCTGGTGCCAGGCCACACTCCGGCGGACATGGCCTACCTGGTGGACGGCTGCGTCTTCGTCGGCGATACGCTCTTCATGCCCGACGTCGGCAGCGCACGTGCGGATTTCCCCGGCGGCGACGCCCGCCAGCTCTACGCCTCGATGCGCAGACTGCTGGACCTGCCGCCCGAGACCACGATGTACGTCTGCCACGACTACCCACCTGCATCTCGACAGCCGCGTTGGCAGACCACCGTCGCCGAGCAGCGAGCCGGCAACATTCATGTGCGCGACGGCATCGGCGAGGACGCCTTCGTCGCAATGCGCACGGCTCGTGACGCCACGCTCGATGTTCCGACGCTCATCCTGCCGTCGATTCAGGTGAACGTGCGCGGCGGGCAGCTCCCGCCCCCGGACGACAACGGCGTCGCCTACCTTCGCATTCCGCTGAATGCGCTTCCCGTTCATCCTCGGCTCGACGCAAGGCAAGCCGCCTGA